One window from the genome of Thalassospira xiamenensis M-5 = DSM 17429 encodes:
- the ruvA gene encoding Holliday junction branch migration protein RuvA: MIAKLRGIVDFIGEDSVIIDVNGVGYLVFASRRTLTMLPPKGGEAGLMIETHVREDHIHLYGFADNAEKQWFALLTTVQGVGAKVALALLSVLSPTDLLRAIAAQDTTALCRAPGIGPKVATRVVGELKDKASRLNLGPVAAPAAPVAPPAATSSKKSAKSAKPVADVSIDTADAAPVVDDGAVLADAVSALVNLGYGRSEAFGAVGKAAQQAGEDKTLDTLIRLGLKELSA, from the coding sequence GTGATCGCAAAACTTCGCGGAATTGTCGATTTCATTGGCGAGGACAGTGTCATCATCGATGTGAACGGGGTCGGATACCTTGTTTTTGCATCGCGCAGAACATTGACCATGCTGCCGCCAAAAGGCGGCGAGGCGGGCTTGATGATCGAAACCCATGTCCGCGAAGATCACATTCATCTTTATGGTTTTGCCGATAACGCCGAAAAGCAGTGGTTTGCCCTTTTGACGACGGTTCAGGGGGTTGGGGCCAAGGTTGCGCTGGCCCTTTTGTCGGTTTTAAGCCCGACCGATCTTTTGCGTGCGATTGCCGCGCAGGATACCACGGCCCTTTGCCGGGCGCCGGGGATTGGCCCGAAGGTGGCGACCCGTGTTGTGGGTGAACTGAAAGACAAGGCGTCGCGCCTTAACCTTGGCCCGGTTGCGGCCCCGGCGGCACCCGTGGCACCGCCCGCCGCAACTTCGTCAAAAAAATCTGCAAAATCGGCCAAACCGGTTGCTGATGTGAGTATCGACACAGCCGATGCCGCGCCGGTTGTCGATGATGGCGCGGTTCTGGCCGATGCGGTTTCAGCGCTGGTTAATCTGGGCTATGGCCGGTCCGAGGCATTTGGCGCGGTTGGCAAGGCCGCCCAGCAGGCCGGTGAGGACAAGACACTTGATACCCTGATCCGTCTGGGATTGAAGGAGCTTAGCGCGTGA
- a CDS encoding YbgC/FadM family acyl-CoA thioesterase, protein MTDKRENSLLGHIEGKRHIFPLMVFYEDTDAGGIVYHANYLAFAERARSAMLNLLGFSNSSVAERHKVAIAVRHCTLDFRRAARLEDRLIVDTRLIKLGGASLGFEQKIMRDDEVLVVIEIYLACMSLQELRAQRLPDELRTAYATYLDVNED, encoded by the coding sequence ATGACGGATAAGCGTGAAAACAGCCTGCTCGGTCATATCGAGGGCAAGCGACATATTTTCCCGTTAATGGTGTTTTACGAGGATACCGATGCAGGTGGAATTGTATATCACGCCAACTATCTCGCCTTTGCCGAGCGGGCACGTTCAGCGATGCTTAACCTGTTGGGCTTTAGCAATAGTAGCGTTGCAGAGCGCCACAAAGTTGCCATAGCCGTTCGACACTGTACGCTCGATTTTCGCCGGGCGGCCCGGTTGGAAGACAGGCTGATTGTGGATACTCGCCTGATCAAACTGGGGGGCGCGTCGCTGGGATTCGAACAGAAGATCATGCGGGATGACGAGGTGCTCGTGGTTATCGAGATATATCTCGCCTGCATGTCGCTGCAAGAGTTACGGGCGCAACGGCTGCCCGATGAATTGAGAACGGCTTACGCAACCTATCTGGATGTGAACGAGGACTGA
- the ruvB gene encoding Holliday junction branch migration DNA helicase RuvB, whose translation MSEEEDRLLSGERREEDYQDGSLRPRRLDDFTGQKEVRENLDVFIQAARGREEAMDHVLFFGPPGLGKTTLSQIVASELGVGFRATSGPVIAKAGDLAALLTNLQPRDVLFIDEIHRLNPAVEEILYPAMEDFQLDLIIGEGPAARSVRIDLPPFTLVGATTRSGLLTTPLRDRFGIPLRLRFYEPEELVEIVARGARLLSFDMTREGAMEIARRSRGTPRIAGRLLRRVRDFAVVAGKSPVDKFIADAALTRLEVDNLGLDSQDRRYLNCIAGNYGGGPVGVDTLAAALSEERDTIEDVIEPYLLQQGLIQRTPRGRMLGIKGYKHLGLVPPREGNGVPLADLFDQRATKAADGTEE comes from the coding sequence GTGAGCGAGGAAGAAGACCGTTTGCTTAGCGGGGAACGCCGCGAAGAGGATTATCAGGACGGCTCTTTGCGCCCGCGTCGGCTGGACGATTTTACCGGCCAGAAAGAAGTGCGCGAAAATCTTGATGTGTTCATTCAGGCTGCGCGAGGCCGCGAAGAGGCCATGGACCATGTACTGTTTTTCGGGCCTCCGGGCTTGGGGAAAACGACACTGTCGCAGATTGTTGCCAGCGAGCTTGGCGTCGGTTTCCGGGCGACGTCCGGCCCGGTGATTGCCAAGGCCGGTGATCTTGCTGCCCTTCTGACCAATCTTCAGCCGCGCGATGTTCTGTTTATTGATGAAATCCATCGCCTGAACCCGGCGGTCGAGGAAATCCTGTATCCGGCGATGGAAGATTTCCAGCTTGATCTGATCATCGGCGAGGGACCGGCTGCACGTTCGGTGCGGATTGATCTGCCGCCCTTTACGCTTGTCGGGGCAACGACACGGTCGGGGCTTCTGACCACGCCGCTTCGTGACCGGTTTGGCATTCCGTTGCGGTTGCGATTCTATGAGCCCGAAGAGCTGGTCGAGATCGTGGCGCGCGGTGCGCGGTTGCTGAGTTTCGATATGACGCGTGAAGGGGCGATGGAAATTGCCCGCCGGTCACGGGGAACACCACGTATTGCCGGGAGGTTGTTACGCCGGGTGCGTGATTTTGCGGTGGTTGCCGGAAAATCGCCCGTCGATAAATTCATCGCCGATGCGGCGCTAACACGGCTTGAGGTCGATAACCTTGGCCTTGATAGCCAGGACCGGCGTTATCTGAACTGTATTGCCGGGAATTACGGCGGCGGGCCAGTTGGAGTTGATACGCTGGCTGCCGCCCTGTCGGAAGAACGCGACACGATTGAAGACGTGATCGAACCGTATCTGTTGCAGCAAGGATTGATACAGCGCACCCCGCGGGGCCGGATGCTGGGCATCAAGGGATACAAGCATCTGGGGCTGGTGCCGCCGCGCGAAGGCAATGGTGTGCCGTTGGCGGACCTGTTTGACCAGCGCGCGACCAAGGCCGCAGACGGGACAGAGGAATGA